One genomic window of Mycosarcoma maydis chromosome 20, whole genome shotgun sequence includes the following:
- a CDS encoding uncharacterized protein (related to FMS1 - polyamine oxidase, converts spermine to spermidine), translating to MAKAAAATSSATTAASHMLDVLIIGAGWSGLSAALKLSQAGRKVAILEARERIGGRAFTHTWNDKTDLNDTSRTLTAPSAADYWCDLGCSWIHGYLEGTPLKALTDKYSIPVTLASERETVVVAEQGPLPQALSHKLIANLATAQQAAKTAALDHTTTPPDANTSLADFLYSDHSPLFANLASETEKSVARHVARMLHIPLGIELEKASLKWHGFEHAFAGTDAAPKGGFTTMINKMVNEITSLGASIYTGQEVQSVQDGDNVKVTTKQGEQYTAHTALVTIPLAVLKNTAGRLFEPALPERRLETIKRVSVGNLNKVLLHYHQPWWNATTGTFLVVPCSLAVPSSVKSEAQKELWHLYSSTTLIVASLSSEQRASEAGGSGASNSLLVMIGADSARQLEAYERLDAGNTLHTYLVARIVGSDHASTQPPKHIFYSRWANHAFTGGATTSPVSTASGSSPLDFEMLSRPLWNGRLGFAGEHTEINHRGSAAGAYVSGQREANRLLAYLDKLYPQTVNKL from the exons ATGgcgaaagcagcagcagctacATCATCTGCAACGACGGCGGCGAGCCATATGCTCGATGTGCTCATCATCGGTGCTGGCTGGTCGGGACTCTCGGCTGCATTGAAGCTTTCGCAGGCGGGCCGCAAAGTTGCCATTCTCGAAGCACGTGAGCGTATCGGTGGACGAGCTTTTACGCATACCTGGAACGACAAGACGGATCTCAACGATACCTCGCGCACGCTAACTGCGCCCAGTGCAGCTGATTACTGGTGCGATCTAGGCTGCTCATGGATACACGGCTACTTGGAAGGCACGCCCCTGAAAGCTTTGACTGACAAGTACAGTATTCCGGTAACCCtcgcgagcgagcgcgaaacggtggtggtggctgAACAAGGACCACTACCCCAAGCGTTGTCGCACAAGTTGATCGCCAATCTCGCAACTGCTCAACAAGCCGCCAAAACTGCCGCACTCGATCACACTACTACGCCACCCGATGCAAACACGTCGCTGGCCGATTTCCTGTACAGCGACCACTCGCCGCTATTCGCGAATCTGGCGTCCGAAACCGAAAAATCCGTGGCGCGTCATGTGGCAAGGATGCTTCACATCCcgctcggcatcgagctcgaaaaggcgaGCCTAAAGTGGCACGGCTTCGAACATGCGTTTGCCGGCACAGATGCTGCTCCCAAAGGCGGATTCACGACCAtgatcaacaagatggTCAATGAAATCACGTCGTTAGGAGCATCAATCTATACTGGCCAAGAAGTACAGTCGGTCCAAGATGGCGACAACGTCAAGGTGACCACCAAGCAGGGTGAGCAATACACGGCGCACACCGCACTTGTTACGATTCCGCTTGCTGTGTTGAAAAACACAGCTGGTCGACTGTTTGAGCCGGCGTTGCCCGAAAGAAGGctcgagacgatcaagcGTGTTTCGGTGGGCAACCTGAACAAGGTGCTGTTGCACTACCACCAGCCATGGTGGAACGCGACGACGGGTACGTTCCTGGTTGTGCCTTGTTCGTTGGCTGTACCGTCGTCGGTCAAGAGCGAAGCGCAAAAGGAACTGTGGCATCTCTACTCGTCAACCACGCTGATCGTTGCCTCGCTATCATCCGAGCAACGCGCTTCGGAAGCGGGTGGTAGTGGAGCGTCGAAttcgctgctcgtcatgATCGGTGCAGACTCAGCCAGACAGTTGGAAGCTTACGAGCGTCTGGATGCTGGCAACACTCTGCACACCTACCTTGTCGCGCGTATCGTCGGGAGCGACCATGCGAGCACACAGCCGCCCAAGCATATCTTTTACTCGAGGTGGGCAAACCACGCTTTCACCGGTGGTGCAACCACCTCGCCTGTGTCCACTGCAAGTGGCTCCTCGCCATTGGACTTTGAGATGCTTTCGCGACCTCTTTGGAACGGCCGCCTCGGGTTTGCTGGCGAACACACCGAGATCAATC ATCGAGGCTCGGCAGCAGGCGCTTACGTGTCTGGCCAGCGAGAAGCGAATCGTCTCTTGGCGTATCTGGACAAGCTGTATCCTCAAACAGTCAACAAGCTTTga